The Treponema sp. Marseille-Q3903 genomic interval ATCAGTTTCCGCATCAAAAAAAGTCTGAACATTCCAACATGCAAAGGTGAAAGAATCGCACCTGCCGGTAAAATTCTTTTTTGAACATGCACAAAAACTGCACATAAAAAGAAAAACCACGCAAAAATAAAATGGCGCAAAAACAAATTTAAAATATTTCATCAAAAACCTCTTCTACAATACTATTTTCCTCAATATGCGATTTTTGACAAAATTTTACGGAAAATCATTTTAAATAAAAAAAAACCGAACCCCGTTGCGGAGTTCGGTTTTTTTATAGACTTATAGTCTACTCGAGGCTTCCATACATAAGGAACCAGAATCCATAAGGTGAATGCCATGTTCCTTTGAGATTTGTTTTCTGCAACCAGAAGTCATTGTAGTAAGCAATCGGAGCCATAGCAGCATCGCTCAAGGCAACTTGTTCTGCCTTGTGGAGCAAGTCATAGTGTTTTTCGACGTTGTTTGTGTTTCTAGCTCTGTCAACAAGTTCGTCAAATCCTTCAGATGAATATTTACCGTCGTTGTTGCCGTTTGCAGTTTCGAAAAGGTTGATTATGTTAGACGGATCATCCCAGTCGCAAACCCAACCATTGCGGGCAATATCGAAGTTTCCTGAACGTCTGTCAGCAGTAAATGTCTTCCATTCCTGGATATTTACGTTCATTGTAATTCCGAGTTCTTTCCATGCAGACTGAAGGTATTCAGCAACAGCCTTGTGATAACTGGCATCGTTTGTAAGATACTCTATAGTAGGGAATCCTTTTCCGTCTGGGTATCCTGCATCAGCTAAGAGTTTCTTTGCCTTTGCCAGGTCAGCGTTGTAATCATCAGAGAAATGGTTGCCATATTTTTCTGCAGTTACTTTTTCAAAAGATGAATTAAGAGCTGCATCTGTCATACCGGGACCAACAAAGTTCTTTGCAGGAGAGTATGTTCCACCCATTATTGTGTTTGCAACGTAGTTGCGGTCGATTGACAATGAAAGAGCTTCTCGAACGCGTGAATCTTTAAAGAGCTCTTTACGAATATTGAAAGAAAGATAATATGTACCCATAATCGGTTCAACGTGGAATTCAGAAGAGCCTCTAAGCGAAGGGATTTCTTCAGTTGGAACGTCTTTTATCAGCTGAATATTGCCTTCGTTGTATGCTGTGTAAGATGTGTTAGGATCTTCAATCAAGTGCCATACGATTTTGTCGAATGTAACATTTTCAACGTCCCAATAGTAAGGGTTCTTTTCAAAAACAATCTGTGAGCCGTCTGTAAATTCTGTCATATAGTAAGGACCGCTCGAGATGTATGTTTTTGGATCAATAGTCCATTTATCGTTGGCCGCTTTAATTGTCTTCTCCTGAACAGGAACGAGTACAGGGAATGTTGTAATCTTATCAAAGTAAATACACGGAGTAGAAAGATGAACAACAAAAGTGTTTGCATTAGGAGTTTCAACTCCAAGTTTTGACACATCACCTTTAGCTGCTTCCGGATAACCTTTTACAACTGAAAGAAGATCATATCCGTAAGGAGCGGCTGTAGCAGGATCTGCAATACGTCTCCAAGCGTAAGCAAAATCTTTTGATGTAAGAGGAGAACCGTCTGACCATTTCAAGTTTTTGCGTAAATGGAATGTCCAAGTAAGACCATCGTCTGACTTTTCCCAAGATTCTGCGAGAGCAGGAACAACGTTATTGTTGCGGTCAAATTTAACAAGACCTTCAAAAGCATGAAGAATCATGTTACCACTGTCGACAGCACTGCTCAAAGCTGGATCAATTGTTTCCGGAGAAGGACCAATTTGTACATGCAATTCAGTCTTTGCAGTACCTACAGTCTTTCTGTCTGCTTCCTTTTTGCTGCACGATGTAAATACAACAGCGGCTGCAAAAACAGCAATTACCAAGTTTTTTTTGTTCATTTCAGAACCTCCAAAAATTTTATATATAAAACTTATATAAACAATTCAATCACTGCACAATCACTGTATTTTGTCAAGGTGATGACACGCAGCGTAGTGTCCGCTTGAAATCTCTTTAAACTCCGGTTTTTTCTCAGCACAAATTTCATCAGCATAAGGGCAACGTGTCCTAAACGGACAGCCTGATGGTGGATTTACAGGAGATGGCACATCGCCATTTAAAATAATGCGTTTTGAAGAACGTGCAATTTTCGGGTCTGCAATCGGCACCGCAGATATAAGAGATTTTGTATATGGATGTGCAGAGTGAAAAATCAATTCATCTGAATCTGCAAGCTCAACCATGTGTCCAAGATACATCACCCCGATTCTGCTTGAAATATGATTTACAATCGAAAGGTCATGTGCAATAAAAAGATATGTCAACCCCATCTTTACTTGAAGATCTTCAAACATATTTACAACTTGCGCCTGAATAGAGACGTCCAAAGCCGAAACGGGTTCATCGCAGACAACAAATTCCGGTTTTACAGCAAGGGCTCTGGCAATTCCGATTCTCTGCCGTTGACCACCTGAAAATTCGTGAGGATAGCGGTTTGCGTGCTCAGAATTCAATCCGACAGTTTCAAGTAAATCAAGAATCTTTTCACGTCGTTCCGCTTTTGATGAATAAAGACGGTGAATATCAAGGGCTTCCCCGACGATGTCGCTTACAGTCATTCGCGGATCCAAAGATGCATAAGGGTCTTGAAATACAATCTGCATCTTACGTCGAAAAGGAAGCATATTCGCTTTAATTTTATTTTTGCTATCAAAAAGAACTTCGCCGTCGTAAACTATTTTTCCGGCGGTTGGTTCTGTAAGGCGCAAAATTGAGCGTCCTGTAGTTGTTTTACCGCAGCCTGACTCGCCTACAAGCCCAAATGTTTCACCTTTTTTGATAAAGAAACTTACATCATCTACTGCGCGAACAGTTTTGCTTGAACCGGGCAGAGGGAAATATTGTTTTAAGTGTTCTATTTCAAGAAGTTTTTTATTTGAATCGTTACTCATTCTCATTTTCCTTTTTTTGATTTTTTTGTGCCGACTCAAATTCAGCCTTTTGTTCTAACCAACATCGGGAATAATGGACACGGTCTTTGCCGCAAAGACTTTCGTAATCGCTGCGGACAGGTTTCGTTGTAAGGCAAATCTGCATGCATTTTTCACAAC includes:
- a CDS encoding ABC transporter ATP-binding protein; the encoded protein is MSNDSNKKLLEIEHLKQYFPLPGSSKTVRAVDDVSFFIKKGETFGLVGESGCGKTTTGRSILRLTEPTAGKIVYDGEVLFDSKNKIKANMLPFRRKMQIVFQDPYASLDPRMTVSDIVGEALDIHRLYSSKAERREKILDLLETVGLNSEHANRYPHEFSGGQRQRIGIARALAVKPEFVVCDEPVSALDVSIQAQVVNMFEDLQVKMGLTYLFIAHDLSIVNHISSRIGVMYLGHMVELADSDELIFHSAHPYTKSLISAVPIADPKIARSSKRIILNGDVPSPVNPPSGCPFRTRCPYADEICAEKKPEFKEISSGHYAACHHLDKIQ
- a CDS encoding peptide ABC transporter substrate-binding protein, which produces MNKKNLVIAVFAAAVVFTSCSKKEADRKTVGTAKTELHVQIGPSPETIDPALSSAVDSGNMILHAFEGLVKFDRNNNVVPALAESWEKSDDGLTWTFHLRKNLKWSDGSPLTSKDFAYAWRRIADPATAAPYGYDLLSVVKGYPEAAKGDVSKLGVETPNANTFVVHLSTPCIYFDKITTFPVLVPVQEKTIKAANDKWTIDPKTYISSGPYYMTEFTDGSQIVFEKNPYYWDVENVTFDKIVWHLIEDPNTSYTAYNEGNIQLIKDVPTEEIPSLRGSSEFHVEPIMGTYYLSFNIRKELFKDSRVREALSLSIDRNYVANTIMGGTYSPAKNFVGPGMTDAALNSSFEKVTAEKYGNHFSDDYNADLAKAKKLLADAGYPDGKGFPTIEYLTNDASYHKAVAEYLQSAWKELGITMNVNIQEWKTFTADRRSGNFDIARNGWVCDWDDPSNIINLFETANGNNDGKYSSEGFDELVDRARNTNNVEKHYDLLHKAEQVALSDAAMAPIAYYNDFWLQKTNLKGTWHSPYGFWFLMYGSLE